The following proteins are encoded in a genomic region of Stegostoma tigrinum isolate sSteTig4 chromosome 2, sSteTig4.hap1, whole genome shotgun sequence:
- the dus3l gene encoding tRNA-dihydrouridine(47) synthase [NAD(P)(+)]-like isoform X1: protein MAETGDATNCVNESVSDPGVAAIKLQYRTTKDHFHEYINSGRDENLKFTDKDLHQLDEVTEGAADYDLPEHKAKRIRLDENSENVNKKSEKDNSGSCQKEEEHKQINKKARGQNKNRPHMKPKHYEHDQKLCTSVCQEPPKKCYFGEKCRFLHDLSKYLESKPSDLGDHCHLYDTYGRCQYGVTCRYAKSHTGPNNKNLINEDLMKTWEGTQIVKNSLSKDLQQTLRKKKFHFNKSEQYLKQLNKGNTCENQSDTEKKTFAQTKCIEEKVTASNSTEIKLPVDISNRAIEEKDSSVGSQDYIKAESPSVFYSENTLNNGQALESEQGNIEINELSTFSRTGTDIAESVKDDNEEIISTKTLGVVTDEDIIKVRSCEKKRLNFRDKLYLAPLTTCGNLPFRRICKRFGADITCGEMAMCIKLLQGQSSEWALLKRHYTEDLFGVQLEGAFPDTMTKCAELLNQNIDVDFVDINVGCPIDLVYHKGGGCGLMNRLSKLEQIVKGMNSVLDVPLTAKLRTGVHEKVNIAHKIIPNLRDCGLSLVTLHGRSREQRYTKLSDWDYIDHCAQLANPMPLFGNGDILSFEDANRAKATTSVSGIMIARCVIYRVIRGALIKPWIFTEIKEQRHWDISSRERFEILQDFRNYGLEHWGSDTQGVEKSRKFLLEWLSFLCRYIPIGLLEHIPQKINERPPYYLGRDYLETLMASQNVSDWIKISEMLLGPVPPNFSFLPKHKANSYK from the exons ATGGCTGAAACTGGAGATGCCACCAACTGTGTCAATGAGAGTGTGAGCGACCCAGGAGTAGCAGCCATCAAGCTTCA GTATCGTACTACCAAAGATCATTTTCATGAATACATTAATAGTGGAAGGGATGAAAACCTAAAATTTACTGACAAAGATCTTCATCAGTTAGATGAAGTTACTGAAGGTGCTGCAGACTATGATCTCCCAGAGCACAAAGCAAAAAGAATTAGACTGGATGAAAACAGTGAAAATGTTAATAAAAAATCTGAAAAGGATAATAGTGGATCATGTCAGAAAGAAGAGGAACACAAACAAATTAACAAGAAAGCAAGGggccaaaataaaaacagacctCATATGAAGCCCAAACACTATGAACATGATCAAAAGTTGTGCACTTCAGTTTGCCAG GAACCTCCAAAGAAATGTTACTTTGGTGAAAAGTGCAGATTTTTGCATGATCTGTCAAAGTATCTGGAATCCAAGCCTTCTGATCTCGGTGACCATTGCCACTTATATGACACATATGGGAGATGCCAATATGGTGTTACTTGCCGCTATGCAAAATCTCACACTGGGCCAAATAACAAGAACTTAATTAATGAAGATCTTATGAAGACATGGGAAGGAACACAGATTGTGAAGAATAGTCTAAGTAAAGATCTGCAGCAGACCCTACGTAAAAAGAAGTTCCACTTTAACAAGTCTGAGCAATATTTGAAACAATTGAACAAAGGCAATACGTGTGAAAATCAAAGTGACACAGAAAAGAAAACCTTTGCTCAAACAAAATGCATTGAAGAGAAGGTTACAGCAAGTAATTCAACAGAGATAAAGTTGCCTGTTGACATTTCAAATAGAGCCATCGAGGAAAAGGATTCTTCTGTCGGATCACAGGACTATATAAAGGCAGAATCACCAAGTGTATTTTATTCTGAAAACACATTGAATAATGGTCAGGCACTGGAATCAGAACAGGGGAATATTGAAATAAATGAGCTGAGTACTTTTTCTAGAACAGGTACAGACATAGCCGAATCTGTCAAAGATGACAATGAAGAAATAATTTCCACAAAAACTTTGGGAGTTGTGACTGATGAAGATATTATAAAAGTACGATCCTGTGAGAAGAAACGA cTGAACTTCAGGGATAAGCTTTATCTTGCTCCACTAACAACA TGTGGTAATCTCCCTTTCCGCCGAATATGTAAAAGATTTGGAGCTGACATCACCTGTGGAGAGATGGCAATGTGTATAAAACTTTTGCAAGGACAGTCTTCAGAATGGGCGCTGTTGAAACGGCATTATACAGAAGACCTCTTTGGAGTCCAG CTAGAGGGAGCTTTTCCTGACACAATGACAAAATGTGCCGAGCTTCTGAACCAAAACATAGATGTAGACTTTGTTGATATTAATGTGGGCTGCCCAATTGATCTAGTATATCATAAg GGAGGTGGATGTGGTTTAATGAATCGTTTGAGCAAGTTGGAACAGATCGTGAAAGGAATGAATTCT GTGTTGGATGTTCCTCTGACTGCAAAATTACGGACCGGTGTACATGAGAAAGTGAACATTGCCCACAAAATAATACCTAACCTTCGAGATTGCGGGCTTTCCCTTGTTACA CTCCATGGCAGATCCAGAGAGCAGCGTTACACTAAATTATCAGATTGGGACTACATTGATCACTGCGCTCAACTGGCTAATCCAATGCCACTCTTTG GGAATGGTGATATACTATCATTTGAAGATGCTAACAGAGCTAAGGCAACAACTAGTGTTTCTGGAATTATGATTGCAAGGTGTGTAATCTATAGAGTAATACG AGGGGCACTGATTAAACCTTGGATATTTACTGAGATAAAAGAACAACGACACTGGGATATTTCCTCGAGAGAGAGATTTGAAATTCTGCAGGATTTTAGAAATTATGGGCTAGAGCACTGGGGATCTGATACGCAGGGAGTAGAGAAGAGCAGAAAGTTTCTCCTGGAGTGGCTATCATTCTTATGCAG GTATATTCCGATAGGTCTCCTAGAACATATACCTCAGAAAATCAATGAAAGGCCTCCTTATTATTTAGGTAGAGATTATTTGGAAACTCTGATGGCTAGCCAAAATGTATCCGATTGGATTAAAATAAG TGAAATGCTGTTGGGACCAGTTCCTCCTAATTTCAGTTTCCTGCCTAAACATAAAGCAAATTCCTACAAGTGA
- the dus3l gene encoding tRNA-dihydrouridine(47) synthase [NAD(P)(+)]-like isoform X2 gives MAETGDATNCVNESVSDPGVAAIKLQYRTTKDHFHEYINSGRDENLKFTDKDLHQLDEVTEGAADYDLPEHKAKRIRLDENSENVNKKSEKDNSGSCQKEEEHKQINKKARGQNKNRPHMKPKHYEHDQKLCTSVCQEPPKKCYFGEKCRFLHDLSKYLESKPSDLGDHCHLYDTYGRCQYGVTCRYAKSHTGPNNKNLINEDLMKTWEGTQIVKNSLSKDLQQTLRKKKFHFNKSEQYLKQLNKGNTCENQSDTEKKTFAQTKCIEEKVTASNSTEIKLPVDISNRAIEEKDSSVGSQDYIKAESPSVFYSENTLNNGQALESEQGNIEINELSTFSRTGTDIAESVKDDNEEIISTKTLGVVTDEDIIKVRSCEKKRLNFRDKLYLAPLTTCGNLPFRRICKRFGADITCGEMAMCIKLLQGQSSEWALLKRHYTEDLFGVQLEGAFPDTMTKCAELLNQNIDVDFVDINVGCPIDLVYHKGGGCGLMNRLSKLEQIVKGMNSVLDVPLTAKLRTGVHEKVNIAHKIIPNLRDCGLSLVTLHGRSREQRYTKLSDWDYIDHCAQLANPMPLFGNGDILSFEDANRAKATTSVSGIMIARGALIKPWIFTEIKEQRHWDISSRERFEILQDFRNYGLEHWGSDTQGVEKSRKFLLEWLSFLCRYIPIGLLEHIPQKINERPPYYLGRDYLETLMASQNVSDWIKISEMLLGPVPPNFSFLPKHKANSYK, from the exons ATGGCTGAAACTGGAGATGCCACCAACTGTGTCAATGAGAGTGTGAGCGACCCAGGAGTAGCAGCCATCAAGCTTCA GTATCGTACTACCAAAGATCATTTTCATGAATACATTAATAGTGGAAGGGATGAAAACCTAAAATTTACTGACAAAGATCTTCATCAGTTAGATGAAGTTACTGAAGGTGCTGCAGACTATGATCTCCCAGAGCACAAAGCAAAAAGAATTAGACTGGATGAAAACAGTGAAAATGTTAATAAAAAATCTGAAAAGGATAATAGTGGATCATGTCAGAAAGAAGAGGAACACAAACAAATTAACAAGAAAGCAAGGggccaaaataaaaacagacctCATATGAAGCCCAAACACTATGAACATGATCAAAAGTTGTGCACTTCAGTTTGCCAG GAACCTCCAAAGAAATGTTACTTTGGTGAAAAGTGCAGATTTTTGCATGATCTGTCAAAGTATCTGGAATCCAAGCCTTCTGATCTCGGTGACCATTGCCACTTATATGACACATATGGGAGATGCCAATATGGTGTTACTTGCCGCTATGCAAAATCTCACACTGGGCCAAATAACAAGAACTTAATTAATGAAGATCTTATGAAGACATGGGAAGGAACACAGATTGTGAAGAATAGTCTAAGTAAAGATCTGCAGCAGACCCTACGTAAAAAGAAGTTCCACTTTAACAAGTCTGAGCAATATTTGAAACAATTGAACAAAGGCAATACGTGTGAAAATCAAAGTGACACAGAAAAGAAAACCTTTGCTCAAACAAAATGCATTGAAGAGAAGGTTACAGCAAGTAATTCAACAGAGATAAAGTTGCCTGTTGACATTTCAAATAGAGCCATCGAGGAAAAGGATTCTTCTGTCGGATCACAGGACTATATAAAGGCAGAATCACCAAGTGTATTTTATTCTGAAAACACATTGAATAATGGTCAGGCACTGGAATCAGAACAGGGGAATATTGAAATAAATGAGCTGAGTACTTTTTCTAGAACAGGTACAGACATAGCCGAATCTGTCAAAGATGACAATGAAGAAATAATTTCCACAAAAACTTTGGGAGTTGTGACTGATGAAGATATTATAAAAGTACGATCCTGTGAGAAGAAACGA cTGAACTTCAGGGATAAGCTTTATCTTGCTCCACTAACAACA TGTGGTAATCTCCCTTTCCGCCGAATATGTAAAAGATTTGGAGCTGACATCACCTGTGGAGAGATGGCAATGTGTATAAAACTTTTGCAAGGACAGTCTTCAGAATGGGCGCTGTTGAAACGGCATTATACAGAAGACCTCTTTGGAGTCCAG CTAGAGGGAGCTTTTCCTGACACAATGACAAAATGTGCCGAGCTTCTGAACCAAAACATAGATGTAGACTTTGTTGATATTAATGTGGGCTGCCCAATTGATCTAGTATATCATAAg GGAGGTGGATGTGGTTTAATGAATCGTTTGAGCAAGTTGGAACAGATCGTGAAAGGAATGAATTCT GTGTTGGATGTTCCTCTGACTGCAAAATTACGGACCGGTGTACATGAGAAAGTGAACATTGCCCACAAAATAATACCTAACCTTCGAGATTGCGGGCTTTCCCTTGTTACA CTCCATGGCAGATCCAGAGAGCAGCGTTACACTAAATTATCAGATTGGGACTACATTGATCACTGCGCTCAACTGGCTAATCCAATGCCACTCTTTG GGAATGGTGATATACTATCATTTGAAGATGCTAACAGAGCTAAGGCAACAACTAGTGTTTCTGGAATTATGATTGCAAG AGGGGCACTGATTAAACCTTGGATATTTACTGAGATAAAAGAACAACGACACTGGGATATTTCCTCGAGAGAGAGATTTGAAATTCTGCAGGATTTTAGAAATTATGGGCTAGAGCACTGGGGATCTGATACGCAGGGAGTAGAGAAGAGCAGAAAGTTTCTCCTGGAGTGGCTATCATTCTTATGCAG GTATATTCCGATAGGTCTCCTAGAACATATACCTCAGAAAATCAATGAAAGGCCTCCTTATTATTTAGGTAGAGATTATTTGGAAACTCTGATGGCTAGCCAAAATGTATCCGATTGGATTAAAATAAG TGAAATGCTGTTGGGACCAGTTCCTCCTAATTTCAGTTTCCTGCCTAAACATAAAGCAAATTCCTACAAGTGA